From a single Nostoc edaphicum CCNP1411 genomic region:
- a CDS encoding FHA domain-containing protein, whose product MADFAQTEIERRLTLYQVFLKLYEHHSSLLDEILQLENLSQPSLTRAKACYVHGVVDTAAVYLMTNLCDNQTQSLRQPQRIWTIGRNRTSGIYIADSYMSRRHAAIQHIDEQGFYLIDFNSTNGSFVNGNRAVGPIKLKDGDRIRLGNMTFDFFVNYTCRVLPTVAMDLLMQLVHRKNNHTLEMLTYSQNRQRPLNEKPDSNLETFRNSALFEKHGNWYENFSSEQKSEILDRFFSRQIPSNLS is encoded by the coding sequence ATGGCTGACTTTGCACAAACGGAAATAGAACGGCGATTAACTTTATATCAGGTATTCCTCAAGTTGTATGAACACCACAGCAGCCTTCTAGATGAAATTCTTCAGCTAGAAAACCTATCTCAACCGTCCTTGACGAGAGCAAAGGCATGTTACGTACATGGTGTAGTGGATACTGCTGCTGTTTATTTGATGACGAACTTGTGCGACAATCAGACTCAAAGTTTACGACAGCCACAGCGAATCTGGACGATAGGTCGGAATCGCACCAGCGGTATTTACATTGCTGATAGTTATATGTCTCGTCGCCACGCTGCTATTCAACATATTGACGAGCAAGGCTTTTACTTAATAGATTTCAACAGTACCAATGGTTCCTTTGTGAATGGCAATCGCGCTGTTGGGCCGATCAAACTCAAAGATGGCGATCGCATTCGTCTAGGCAATATGACTTTTGATTTTTTTGTGAATTATACCTGCCGCGTTTTGCCAACTGTCGCAATGGATTTATTGATGCAACTTGTGCATCGAAAGAACAACCATACATTAGAAATGCTTACTTATTCCCAGAATAGACAAAGACCTCTAAATGAAAAACCAGATTCTAATTTAGAGACTTTCAGAAATTCCGCACTATTTGAGAAGCATGGAAATTGGTATGAGAACTTCAGCTCAGAGCAGAAATCAGAAATTTTAGACCGCTTTTTCAGCAGACAAATACCGTCTAATCTCAGCTAA
- the hetF gene encoding cell division protein HetF, whose translation MTQEFHISVTPVGQNDYLVRTEQVAPGVPLAEELVTWPIADWLMAAGHLMNDPLKSVLQGDPFASGGHESDIARNSVNLVALGQQFYNALFQGTLRDSWITAQGIAQNHQQVLRLRLGLKDTRLARLPWEVMHAGDRPLATGPYVAFSRFQSGILGASPLRSLRGATPTRNMPTLREQGSVKVLMVIASPSDQVRLDLQKQEAIKLQAELQRQTSRLAEGSNRFPEIELTVLDQPGREELTQALEQGRYHVLHYSGHSNLGVNGGEIYLASRRTGLTEILTGDDLAGLLVNNNIQMAVFNSCLGAYTAASDPSGDTGERNLAESLVKRGIRSVLAMSERIPDEVALTLTQLFYRNLSQGYPVDLCVSRMRQGLISAYSSHQMYWALPILYLQPEFDGFLSEESEVSESAESLNQYGSPLGITSTMYSPLGDDSEMPLGMEEMIPAGLARDSSGLDWLGEDTWGDLVDEIEYDDPSYEEDSAIVSDLFRQLDNQKASTEPDQQIREDSFHQSQISEEMTSPEEEADLWGEVPPPPPQVVGNFEGNREKSEFLRRYSPSQASQPAPLGSRNRRRKLWPIVGVVGISALAAAIALNWWWQNRPQANLRNIPAIPTQSLPIQKQQNIDLETATTGIVTASATEKMSQGDLQGGLLAVEELLNRGALAAADTALKVIPPKQADDPSVNFFKGRLAWQSIQTGDNNYSVDDARRYWETAAKAKPESLLYNNALGFAYYTEGNLNRANDSWFKALNLALKEQNSDSSAETSTNTAVPQDALTSYAGLALGLYKSALSQSSGKQTQYLNEAIKLRQMVLKSDPVNFQVDKLAKNWLWTEKAIADWRSLLQEKSEEQ comes from the coding sequence GTGACCCAGGAATTCCATATTTCCGTAACCCCAGTAGGGCAAAATGACTACTTGGTGCGGACGGAACAAGTCGCGCCTGGGGTACCATTGGCAGAGGAATTGGTGACTTGGCCTATAGCTGATTGGTTGATGGCTGCTGGGCATTTGATGAATGACCCGTTGAAGTCGGTGTTGCAAGGAGATCCATTCGCTTCTGGTGGGCATGAAAGCGATATCGCCAGAAACTCTGTGAATTTGGTGGCGTTGGGTCAACAATTTTATAACGCCCTATTTCAAGGCACTCTCAGAGATAGTTGGATTACTGCCCAAGGTATTGCCCAAAACCATCAACAAGTGCTACGTTTGCGCTTGGGGCTAAAAGACACTAGGTTAGCTCGTCTGCCTTGGGAAGTAATGCACGCAGGCGATCGCCCTCTGGCTACTGGGCCTTATGTAGCTTTTTCTCGCTTCCAAAGTGGAATTTTAGGGGCTTCTCCTTTGCGATCCCTGCGGGGGGCTACGCCTACGCGAAATATGCCCACACTGCGTGAACAAGGTAGTGTCAAAGTATTGATGGTAATTGCTTCCCCTTCAGATCAAGTCCGCCTTGATTTACAGAAACAGGAAGCTATCAAACTGCAAGCAGAACTTCAGCGTCAAACATCACGACTGGCTGAAGGTAGCAATCGGTTTCCAGAAATTGAACTGACTGTATTAGACCAGCCAGGACGGGAAGAACTGACGCAAGCTCTAGAACAAGGTAGATATCACGTTCTCCACTACTCTGGTCATAGTAACTTAGGTGTCAATGGCGGAGAAATTTATCTTGCTAGCCGCAGAACTGGCTTAACAGAAATCTTAACTGGGGACGATCTAGCAGGTTTGCTCGTCAACAATAATATCCAAATGGCAGTGTTTAATTCCTGCTTGGGCGCGTACACTGCTGCGTCCGATCCCTCTGGAGATACTGGCGAACGTAACCTGGCAGAAAGTCTGGTGAAGCGTGGAATTAGAAGCGTTTTGGCTATGTCAGAACGCATTCCTGATGAAGTGGCGTTGACCCTCACACAATTGTTTTACCGCAACTTGAGTCAGGGATATCCTGTCGATTTGTGCGTCAGTCGGATGCGCCAAGGATTAATTTCTGCATATAGTTCTCACCAGATGTACTGGGCATTACCGATTTTGTATCTCCAGCCAGAATTTGACGGTTTTCTGAGTGAGGAAAGTGAGGTATCCGAAAGTGCGGAGTCGCTGAATCAGTATGGTTCGCCTTTAGGTATAACTTCCACGATGTACTCTCCTCTGGGAGATGATTCCGAGATGCCTTTAGGAATGGAAGAAATGATTCCTGCTGGTTTGGCGCGTGACTCTTCTGGGTTAGACTGGCTAGGTGAAGATACTTGGGGCGATTTGGTTGATGAAATTGAGTATGATGACCCAAGCTATGAAGAAGATTCTGCGATAGTTTCGGATTTGTTTCGGCAGTTGGATAACCAAAAAGCTTCAACTGAACCTGATCAACAAATTCGTGAAGATAGTTTTCACCAAAGCCAGATTTCAGAGGAAATGACTTCCCCAGAAGAGGAAGCCGATTTGTGGGGAGAAGTTCCACCACCGCCACCTCAAGTTGTAGGGAACTTTGAAGGAAATCGAGAAAAATCTGAGTTTTTGCGTAGGTATAGCCCGTCGCAGGCATCGCAACCAGCACCACTAGGATCTCGTAACCGTCGCCGCAAGCTGTGGCCGATTGTGGGTGTTGTCGGAATCAGTGCGTTAGCAGCTGCGATCGCTTTAAATTGGTGGTGGCAAAATCGGCCCCAAGCAAATTTGCGTAATATACCAGCAATTCCCACCCAGTCTTTACCTATTCAAAAGCAGCAAAATATCGATTTAGAAACAGCAACTACTGGAATTGTCACCGCCAGCGCTACGGAAAAAATGAGCCAGGGTGACTTGCAAGGTGGGTTATTGGCTGTAGAAGAACTACTCAATCGTGGCGCATTGGCTGCGGCTGACACTGCCCTGAAAGTAATTCCCCCTAAACAAGCTGACGATCCATCTGTGAACTTTTTCAAGGGACGATTAGCGTGGCAGTCTATCCAAACTGGAGACAATAACTATAGCGTTGATGATGCCCGCCGTTACTGGGAAACTGCTGCAAAAGCTAAACCCGAATCGCTGTTGTATAATAACGCTTTGGGATTTGCCTACTACACAGAAGGTAATCTGAATCGAGCTAATGATTCTTGGTTCAAAGCTTTGAATTTAGCTCTTAAAGAGCAAAACTCAGACTCTAGTGCCGAAACATCTACAAATACAGCAGTTCCTCAAGATGCTTTAACTTCATACGCTGGTTTAGCTCTTGGACTGTATAAATCTGCACTTAGTCAATCTAGTGGGAAGCAGACACAGTATCTCAATGAAGCGATCAAGTTGCGGCAAATGGTTCTCAAATCTGATCCAGTAAATTTCCAGGTAGATAAATTAGCTAAAAATTGGCTGTGGACGGAGAAGGCGATCGCAGATTGGCGATCGCTCCTTCAGGAAAAGAGCGAGGAACAGTAA